The sequence TGATCCAGCAAGAGCCGCAATGGCTGGAGCTGGCGCGGCGGTTTGCCTCGGTACCGGTACGCAATGCCGGGACACTGGGCGGCAATGTGGTGAACGGCTCGCCCATTGGCGACAGCATGCCGGCCTTGATGGCGCTGGGAGCGCGGCTGGTTTTGTGGGGCGGCGACTACCGGCGCGAATTGCCGCTGGAAGCGTTTTATCTGGGCTATCAGCAAAACGCGCTGGAACCGGGTGAGATTCTGGAGAAAATCTGCGTGCCCGATGCCCCGGCGCAGGGCCGGTTGTTCCGCACCTGGAAAGTCTCCAAACGCTACGAACAGGATATTTCTGCCGTGTGCGGTGCGTTCATGCTGCAAGTAGACCGGCACGGGCTGATTGGCGATGCCCGCATTGCGTTTGGCGGCATGGCCGCGACGCCCAAACGCGCGCCCAACGCAGAAATGGCGCTGATCGGGCAGCGCTGGAATGCCGATACCGCCGAAGCCGCCGTGCAGGCGCTGGCAGATGACTACCAGCCACTGACTGATCTGCGCGCCAGCGCCGACTACCGCAAAGAGATCGCCGCCAGTCTGCTGCGCCGTTTCTGGCTGGAAACCGGCGCCGGTGTCGCGATCACCCGCCTTGGCCAGATTCATGAGGTGAGCGCATGAACATGCAGCGTGATCCCGGCCCACCCGCAGGCACCCAGGTCGGCAAGTCGTTGCCGCATGAAAGCGCCACGCTGCATGTCACCGGTACGGCGGCCTATACCGATGACTTGCCGGAACTGACCGGAACCCTGCATGCCGCGCTGGGCCTGTCGAGCATTGCCCACGGCCGGGTGATCCGCATGGAGCTGGATGCCGTGCGCGCATATCCGGGCGTGCAGGCGGTGATCATGGCCAGTGATATTCCTGGCGCCAACAACTGTGGCGTCGTGATTCACGATGAACCCATTCTGGCCGACAACGACATCCAGTTTTACGGACAACCACTTTTTGCCGTGGCGGCACGCTCGCATGAGGTCGCCCGCCGCGCGGTGCGGCTGGCGAAGATTGAATACGAATCGCTGCCGGCGATTCTGGACATGGACGAAGCCATTGCCGCGCAGTCCTGGGTGTTGCCGCCGGCAGAGATGGCGCGCGGTGATGCCGCCAGCGCGCTGGCCGCCGCGCCGCACTGCCTGACGGGTTTTGCCAAAGTGGGCGGGCAGGAACATTTTTATCTGGAAGGGCAAATTGCCTATGCCGTGCCCCGGCCCGATGACAGCCTGCATGTGTATTGCTCCACTCAGCATCCAACCGAAATGCAGCACCTGGTGGCGCATGCGCTGGGCTGGCGCTCGCATCAGGTCAGCGTGGAATGCCGGCGCCTGGGCGGTGGCTTTGGCGGTAAAGAATCGCAATCGGGCCAGTGGGCTTGTCTGGCTGCCCTGCTGGCCTGGCAGACCGGGCGGCCGGTGAAATTGCGGCTGGATCGCGACGACGACATCACCATCACCGGCAAGCGGCATCCGTTTCAGTGTCATTGGGAAGCGGGCTTTGACGAGTACGGTCTGCTGCAGGGGGTGAAGATCGAACTGGCGTCCAATTGCGGGTTTTCGGCCGATTTGTCCGGGCCGGTGAATGACCGGGCGCTGTGTCATCTGGATAACGCCTACTACCTGGACGCCGTGGCCATTCGCAGTTTGCGCTGCAAGACCAACACGGTTTCCGCCACGGCGTTCCGGGGTTTTGGTGGCCCGCAGGGCATGTTCATGATTGAAAGCATCATGGATGACGTGGCGCGCCACTTGCGGCTTGATCCACTGGCGGTGCGCCAGCGTAATCTCTACGGCCCGGCCGCCGGGCACGAACGCAACGTGACGCATTACGGCATGACTGTCGAGGACAACATCCTGCCGCAGTTGCTGGCGCAACTGGTAGAGACCAGCGACTACCACGCCCGTCGCAAAGCCATGGCGACCTTCAACGCCAATAGCCCCGTGATCAAGCGCGGGCTGGCACTGACGCCGGTGAAGTTCGGTATCTCGTTCAACGCCACGCTGTTCAACCAGGCCGGCGCGGTGGTCATGGTGTATGCCGATGGCACGGTGCTGGTCACGCATGGCGGTACGGAAATGGGGCAGGGGCTGTACACCAAAATCCGCCAGATCGTGGCCGAAGTATTCGGCCTGCCCGTGGCCGACATCCGCTTTACCGCAACCGATACCTCCCGGGTGCCCAATACCTCGGCCACGGCGGCATCCAGCGGGACTGACATCAACGGCCAGGCCGTGCATGCAGCGGCCATGACCATCCGTGGCCGACTGGCAGCGCTGGTCGCCCAGTTAAGTGAATGCCAGCCAGAGCAGGTGCGCTTTGTCGATGGCCGCGTCTACGCGCCCGGGTTTTCTGAAGATTTTGCCGATATCACCCGCCGCGCCTATGCCGCACGCATCCAGTTATGGAGCGATGGTTATTACCGCACACCCAAAATCCACTGGGACCCGGCCACCCGCACCGGGCGCCCGTTCTTTTACTTTGCCTACGGCGCCGCGGTAAGCGAAGTCGCCATTGATACATTGACCGGCGAGATGAAAGTCTTGCGCGCCGACATCTTGCATGATGTCGGGCGCTCGATTAACCCGGCGCTGGATACCGGCCAGATCGAGGGCGGCTTTATTCAGGGCATGGGCTGGCTGACGTCCGAGGAATTGTGCTGGCAGCAAGCCGGTGCCCAGCGCGGACGGCTGAATAGCCATGCGCCGTCGACCTACAAAATCCCCACCGGTTTTGATGTGCCGGAAGTCTTCAACGTGGCGCTGTTTGACGGCGAGAATCTGGAGGAGTCCATCTACCGCTCCAAAGCCGTGGGCGAGCCGCCGCTCATGCTGGCGCTGTCTGTGTTTTTTGCGGTGCGCGATGCCGTCGCCGCCGCGTGTGGCCCGGGCAGCCGCCCGCCCCTGGTGGCTCCGGCCACGCCGGAAAGCATCTTGCGCGCACTCAGACACGGGCGGGAGGGCGCATGAGCCACTGGATGCAGCAACTCGCCCGGCGGCTGGCGCAGGGCGACGATCAAGTGCTGGTGACTGTCGCCCGGGCCGAGGGCTCCACCCCGCGCGATGCCGGTACGGTCATGCTGGTGGGGCCCGCCGATACGCACGACACCATCGGCGGCGGCCATCTGGAATGGGAAGCCATCACCATGGCGCGGGTGCTGCTGGCAGGCGGCCCGCAGCAGGCGCTGTTGCGTTTCAGCCTGGGCGCCAGACTGGGTCAGTGTTGCGGCGGCGTGGTCTGGCTGGCGCTGGAACGCATCAGCGCGACAGAGGCGTCCGCATGGCAACAACGGGCGCTGGCGCTACGCGAGGGCGCAGTGGTGACGCGGCAGTTACGTAGCACTGGTCAGGGTTCGGACTGGCACAACGTGCCGGCCACGGATCACAGCGCAACGACCACGCTGGAAGGGGATCTGAAAGCCTGGTCGCTGACGCAGACCTGGTTGCCGCACCCGTTTACCGTCATGTTGTTCGGCGCGGGCCACGTCGGCGCGGCGCTGGTGCATGTGCTGGCGCCGCTGGGCATCAGACTGCAGTGGATTGATGAGCGCGAGACGCTGTTTGGCGACATGGCTATCTGGCCCGATAACGTGCAATGCATCGCCACCGATACGCCGCAGGCCGATATCGCCGCCGCAGCGCCCGGCACCTGCTTTTTGCTGATGACGCATAACCACGCGCTGGATTTCGAACTGTGCCAGGCCATCTTCAAGCGGGATGATTTTGACTACTTCGGCATGATTGGTTCGCACAGCAAAAGGGTTACTTTCGAGCATCGCCTGCGGGATCGCGGCGTGCCGGTGGCGCGCTTCAAAGAAATGATCTGCCCGATCGGCGTGCCCGGCATCACCACCAAAGAGCCTGCCGCCATTGCCATTGCCGTGGCCGCGCAATTGTTGCAAGTGCGGGAGCGAAGACGGGTGCTGGGCCGGCGGCTGGCGCATACATCCAATGATCACACCCTGGCTGACCCGCCGCCGAATCAATCCTCAGAGCGCGTGTGAATCAGCCCCGTGCGTGCGGGCGGCATTGATCGCGCCCACGACAACCCGAATCCAACTATCATATCTATATGGCATCTCCCGCTCATCTCATCGTCCGTGGCAGCATCCTGCATTTTCTGCAGGACCCCGCGCAGTACCCGGATGCGGAGGCGTTCCAGTATCTGGACGACGGCTACCTGTGGCTGGCGGACGGCATCGTGCAAGGCACGGGAAACTGGCAACAACTGGGCGAGATCCCGGCCGCCGCGCGTGAGCATGCAACCTGGGCGGATCACAGCGGCCAGCTGATCTTGCCAGGCCTTGTCGATACCCATATGCATTACGTTCAGGCGGGCATGATCGGCTCTTTTGGTTGCCGCCTGCTGGACTGGCTGAACGATTACACCTTCCCGGCTGAAGCCGCGTTTGCTGATCCGGACGTCGCCCGCGTTACCGCAAAGTTTGTGATCGAGCGCTTGCTGGCGCATGGCACAACCACGGCCTCGGTCTTTGGCAGCGTGCATCCGCAATCGGTCGATGCCTTTATGGCAGAAGCGGCGCAGCGCGGACTGCGCATGCTCTGCGGCAAAGCCATGATGGATAGATACTGCCCGCCCGAAGTGCGCGATACCGCGGAACAATCGGGCCGGGACAGCGCAGACCTGATCAGCCGCTGGCACGGCAAGGGCCGGCTGCGCTACACGATCACGCCACGCTTTGCGCCGACTTCCACCCCGGAACAACTGGGCATTGCCGGCGAGTTGTATCGCTCAAAGCCAGACCTGCATGTGCAGTCGCATCTGGCAGAAAACGACAAGGAAGTCGCCTGGGTAGCCGAGTTATTCCCGCAACAGCGCGATTATCTGGATGTCTACGAACACTTCGGCCTGACCGGCCCGCGCACGATCTACGGGCACTGCATTCATCTGACCGACCGTGAACAGGCGGCCATGGCGGCCAGCGGCACGGCGGCGGCCTTCTGCCCGACATCCAATCTGTTCCTGGGGAGTGGCATGTTCGATTACCACAGCGTGGCAGGCGCCGGAGTTCGCGTCGGGCTGGCGACGGATGTGGGCGGCGGCACCTCCCTGAGCATGATCCGCACGCTGGCCGAGGCCTACAAGGTCTCGCAGGCGCGGCATCACCCGTTGTCTCCCATGCGCGGCTGGTATCTGGCCACGCTGGGCGGTGCGCGGGCGCTTTATCTGGATGAAGTCATCGGCAATTTCGCGCCGGGGCGGGAAGGGGACTTCATCGTCCTCAAACTGGATGCCACGCCGGAGCTGGCGTTTCGCATGGCGCGCGCCCGCACGCTGGCCGAGCGCCTGTTTGCGCTGACCACGCTGGGCGACGAGCGCTGCGTGGCGGCAACCTACATCATGGGGCAGCGCGCACATTGATCGGGGCCACCCTTCGGGCGCGCTGGTGCAGTTACCTGACTACCGCTTTTCGCTGGCAGCGGGGTCGGCAGGGCTCCGGTTACGACAAGATGCTGCTGTTCACCGCGCGCTGGCCCATTCCGTTTGACAGCTATCTGATCCGCTATCCGGAAGGCGCGCATATTCCACCGCATACCGATCCGGTGCAGGACGGCCGTCATTACCGGCTGAACATCATTCTCAAAGCGCCGCGCGCCGGGGGCGAGTTTGTCTGTGCCACGCCCATCTATGCGTCACGCCGCATCAAATTGTTCCGGCCGGATGCGTGCGAGCACAGCGTGACGCGGGTGGAAGGCGGCAGCCGCTATGTGTTGTCGGTGGGCTGGGTGTGCAAATAACTTCTGCCTTAGCCTGGTTCATCTGACGACACGCCGCCAACGCGCTGGTGGAATTCGGCAATGGATTCGCTGGAATAACGCTGGAACTGCTGATCCTGCGGCTTGATATCTGCCACCACCCAGTCCGGTTTGAATTCCAGCATCATATGCACGGTTTCTGGTGTGGCGGGCAAGGGCGTATCAATGGCCGAAGCGAACGGGTGGATCAACTCTGGCCATTGCGCGTCGTACACCCACAAGGCCGTACCGCATTCGCCGCAAAAATGCCGCTCGGCGCTGCTGATATGCGTGCGCGCATCTTCCGGATTTTTCACCCGCGCGTGATACATGCGAATGTGCTCGCGACCGTGCACGTCCAGCGTATCGGCCAGCGCGCCCAGGTTGATGGCATAACCGCCGCCGCCCTGGGTTTTGCGGCAAATGCTGCAATAGCAGCGCTGGTAAGGCAGGGGATGCGGGCACTGGACGGTAAAACTGACCGCGCCGCACTGGCAGGAACCTTCAAGCAACATGGCTTTTTCCTTTTCCGCTTGCGGCACACGCCGCGCCTGTAAACAGTATGGCGTGCGGCGCTGCGTTTCGCGGTCCGGCGCAGCACCTGTCGGCCTGGCGGACAGGTCTGACGTCATCTTATGAACAAGGAGCACGGATGAATCTGCAATTGCAATGGCTGGTCTGGAGTATCGCGCTGGGCCTTGTCTATCTGATGGCGTATGCCTGCGTGATTCTCAAATCCGAGGGCGTCATGTGGACTGCCGGCCCGCGGGATGAAGGCCAGCCACAACAGGGCCTGGCCGGGCGGCTGGCGCGGGCGCAGCGCAACTATATGGAAACCTGGCCCTTTTTTGCGGCGGCGGTGTTGCTGGCGCATGTCCTGGCGCGGGAATCCGCCCAGACTGAATGGGGCTGCCTGATCTATTTCTGGGCGCGCGTGGCCTATCTGCCGCTCTATGCCTTTGGCGTACCCTGGCTGCGTTCGCTGGCCTGGGTGGTGTCCATGCTGGGCCTTGTCATGGTGCTGGCGGCGCTGTTCTGATCCAGTCGCTCATCTGGCGCCGTCTTTGAACCACTGCGCGAACTGCGCCCGTTCGGCGTCGGTCATTCCGGTCAGGTTCCCCAGTGGCATGGCTTTCATCTGCACCACCTGCTGGAAGATTTTGGGCGCATTGGCGCGCACGGCGTCGTCCGTATCAAATTTGATGCCATTGGGGGCGCTGGGCATCCGGGTGGGTTTTTCTGAATGACAGGCCATGCAGCGGTCGGCAATGATCGGGCGGATATCTACCAGCGTGGTGGTGCGTGCGCTCTGGGCGGTGGTCGGTTGCGCTTTGGGCGCGTGGG is a genomic window of Silvimonas iriomotensis containing:
- a CDS encoding 2OG-Fe(II) oxygenase, encoding MLLFTARWPIPFDSYLIRYPEGAHIPPHTDPVQDGRHYRLNIILKAPRAGGEFVCATPIYASRRIKLFRPDACEHSVTRVEGGSRYVLSVGWVCK
- a CDS encoding GFA family protein; translated protein: MLLEGSCQCGAVSFTVQCPHPLPYQRCYCSICRKTQGGGGYAINLGALADTLDVHGREHIRMYHARVKNPEDARTHISSAERHFCGECGTALWVYDAQWPELIHPFASAIDTPLPATPETVHMMLEFKPDWVVADIKPQDQQFQRYSSESIAEFHQRVGGVSSDEPG
- the xdhC gene encoding xanthine dehydrogenase accessory protein XdhC encodes the protein MSHWMQQLARRLAQGDDQVLVTVARAEGSTPRDAGTVMLVGPADTHDTIGGGHLEWEAITMARVLLAGGPQQALLRFSLGARLGQCCGGVVWLALERISATEASAWQQRALALREGAVVTRQLRSTGQGSDWHNVPATDHSATTTLEGDLKAWSLTQTWLPHPFTVMLFGAGHVGAALVHVLAPLGIRLQWIDERETLFGDMAIWPDNVQCIATDTPQADIAAAAPGTCFLLMTHNHALDFELCQAIFKRDDFDYFGMIGSHSKRVTFEHRLRDRGVPVARFKEMICPIGVPGITTKEPAAIAIAVAAQLLQVRERRRVLGRRLAHTSNDHTLADPPPNQSSERV
- a CDS encoding MAPEG family protein is translated as MNLQLQWLVWSIALGLVYLMAYACVILKSEGVMWTAGPRDEGQPQQGLAGRLARAQRNYMETWPFFAAAVLLAHVLARESAQTEWGCLIYFWARVAYLPLYAFGVPWLRSLAWVVSMLGLVMVLAALF
- the guaD gene encoding guanine deaminase, which translates into the protein MASPAHLIVRGSILHFLQDPAQYPDAEAFQYLDDGYLWLADGIVQGTGNWQQLGEIPAAAREHATWADHSGQLILPGLVDTHMHYVQAGMIGSFGCRLLDWLNDYTFPAEAAFADPDVARVTAKFVIERLLAHGTTTASVFGSVHPQSVDAFMAEAAQRGLRMLCGKAMMDRYCPPEVRDTAEQSGRDSADLISRWHGKGRLRYTITPRFAPTSTPEQLGIAGELYRSKPDLHVQSHLAENDKEVAWVAELFPQQRDYLDVYEHFGLTGPRTIYGHCIHLTDREQAAMAASGTAAAFCPTSNLFLGSGMFDYHSVAGAGVRVGLATDVGGGTSLSMIRTLAEAYKVSQARHHPLSPMRGWYLATLGGARALYLDEVIGNFAPGREGDFIVLKLDATPELAFRMARARTLAERLFALTTLGDERCVAATYIMGQRAH
- the xdhB gene encoding xanthine dehydrogenase molybdopterin binding subunit, translated to MNMQRDPGPPAGTQVGKSLPHESATLHVTGTAAYTDDLPELTGTLHAALGLSSIAHGRVIRMELDAVRAYPGVQAVIMASDIPGANNCGVVIHDEPILADNDIQFYGQPLFAVAARSHEVARRAVRLAKIEYESLPAILDMDEAIAAQSWVLPPAEMARGDAASALAAAPHCLTGFAKVGGQEHFYLEGQIAYAVPRPDDSLHVYCSTQHPTEMQHLVAHALGWRSHQVSVECRRLGGGFGGKESQSGQWACLAALLAWQTGRPVKLRLDRDDDITITGKRHPFQCHWEAGFDEYGLLQGVKIELASNCGFSADLSGPVNDRALCHLDNAYYLDAVAIRSLRCKTNTVSATAFRGFGGPQGMFMIESIMDDVARHLRLDPLAVRQRNLYGPAAGHERNVTHYGMTVEDNILPQLLAQLVETSDYHARRKAMATFNANSPVIKRGLALTPVKFGISFNATLFNQAGAVVMVYADGTVLVTHGGTEMGQGLYTKIRQIVAEVFGLPVADIRFTATDTSRVPNTSATAASSGTDINGQAVHAAAMTIRGRLAALVAQLSECQPEQVRFVDGRVYAPGFSEDFADITRRAYAARIQLWSDGYYRTPKIHWDPATRTGRPFFYFAYGAAVSEVAIDTLTGEMKVLRADILHDVGRSINPALDTGQIEGGFIQGMGWLTSEELCWQQAGAQRGRLNSHAPSTYKIPTGFDVPEVFNVALFDGENLEESIYRSKAVGEPPLMLALSVFFAVRDAVAAACGPGSRPPLVAPATPESILRALRHGREGA